The genomic interval GCTCTCCTCGTCGGCAGCAGGCTGCGGCGGTTGTTGTGTCTCGGCCTCGCTGCTCATGGTCACTACAGGTTGGTAATGGCTTCTGCCGGCGGTGGCTCTCTGCTATGTTTCCCGGTGCTAGATGGTAACCTGGGCCGGCGGTGGTGGGGGCTACTGCCTTGGGGCTCTCTGCTGTCCTCCTTCCGCTCCCGTTGCCGATCGAACTGGGCAGAGTGTGTAACTATGCCGAGCAATGTTCTCGGCCGGGGGCCCGCCCAACGACTCTTCCGATTGGCTGGGAGAGTTGACGGAAGCCAAAAGGCCGTCCTATTGGTTAAGCCAACTGCCAATTTCCTTTGATAGACGCAATGGCCAAAGATGATTGGCTTTGGGAGAATGTACCTGTTCACTTCCACCGCCCCTCGCTGATGTCAAAGCCAGACAGATAACCGTGACACTGTTGGAACGGAGTGTCTGCTTGTCTGCGTTATGAGAGTCTTTTGATGGATTTTAACATAGTGCACCAAAATATGATTACCATAATTGTTATGTGCCACATATGACATGGCGTCGTCAAGTCGTCCCAAAAGACACTGAAGGACTTTtgagatattttcttttcatgtttttaatgtcaaGGGAAAGCAGGTGGTCACTTCATTTGACCTCTTGACATTTGCCCGTTGAGAATCACACAGTACCACCATGCCGTGGAACCTTTGGGAAGAGGGCTCACTGTGATGAGCAGCACAGAACATTAAGTTCTCACCAGCCCAGACACTCCAAAGTCAGCATATAGTCTACTGAAACAACTCAGACAACAATGAGTTCACTGTGAACAGAAGaaatctgtgatttatttattcattgtcaTTAAATTGTTATATATTATTGGCCCCCGATCAATAACTGACAGTTTTAGATAAAGGTCATCTTAGGACACGGCACCCACGGGGAACATCAACTACACTGTTCCTTCACAGTTTTCTACACCAAGCATGATATTTGACTGTATCCTGAAATTACCCAGCATTcaattgtagattttttttttatatatatatattatatatttatttatatacaaaaGATCAAATAAGGACACTGAATGCTGGTACAATACACTCAAATTGTCCAGGATTATGAATTAGTCAAATGCTGTCGTTATACCATAAGCAAATTCAGAAACTTCACTTCCATTAGCACAGTGCAGACACAACCCCGGACTGAgtgaggaccccccccccccacacacacacacccccccccacccattgTCATGTTAATGCTCCACTGGCACTGTTTATGAGCACTGGCTGATGTGTGAAAAACTCGATGTTAATGGTCGTGCCCCATTCTCCCACACAAAGATGGGCTTTAGCATTGACCCCAGAAAGGCTCCCCACgaagagaccccccccccaaaaaaagaaggaaaaaaaaaaccttcttccTGCTGCCGTAAGAACAGAGTCTACATCTGAAAGGATTCTTTTGTGCGAAAGGGAACAAGGTCcaaggcagaggagggagagcgtGGTTGGGGGAGGGGCTATGGAGGCTTGGATTTGTATGGATGGTTGGGACCAGAAGAGGTAACCATAAGTTCAGCAGAGGATTGCTTGGCACTGCAGTGTGTGCCTTTAAGGACGCTTGTGTCTTTCACAagtgtttctctcctctgcaccaACGCCAGAGAGGCAGAGCTTGATCAAAACCCACTATTGCGTCAGAATGTACAACTAAACATCTCTGATTGATTCCTTGATAACATTTTCATCTATTTCCAAGCTAAAGGCTCAAAGAAACGTAACAGTTTTTTCTAAGGttagacacacaaagagaaaatgtgcatATTACACTGGGTACACAATGTTCTAAAAATGCAAGGTTGAGTTCAGTTTCAAACGTGGATATGCATCTTCTTAAAGACACAATGAGTGAATATAAAAAGgcagataaaaataaatctgaaagaCTACAACATATTAAGTCTAAGACTCAATCTCTACTGTTAATATtgcaataaacacattttgtgaaACTGTGACAGCATTTAAATGTCCTTGTTACTGCAGTGAGCTTAATGTCAAGACTAACTCACATGCATGCTTTAAATAGTTTGAACATGTTTACTAGTTGGCATTGAGAGaacattaaaactgaaaacagtaaaaaaactcaaatataaaaaaacgacaccatttacaaatataaaatattttgaaaacaaataagatCACCCCCAAAAGctaataaaattgtaaaaatttaTTGATAATACATAATACAGTGTGATTGAATTAGGAATGCAATTTTTTCCACATGCTAACAAAattattaggttttttttgtcatccgaTACACAAATTATCTCAATCACAGTGCTCAACATGAGGTTTCACCAAATGAATTTTAACCAAACCAATATCACATTCTCTCAGTATTAACACACCGACCTGACATGTGAGTCATCTTATTTTGGTTCGGATGCAGCTGTCAACCTGGGGTTATGAATAACAAACTCAAGAAATGgccaaaataaaagtacatAACTTTATAATGTCTTTCAATATGCATTATGGGAGAAAGCGTCCCTACAGGAGAAGGATATTGGTTGGTATTTGCAGAGGTATATCAAGCAACAATTTGACACTGCTTCATATGTACAGAGGCTGAGTAGTTTTTACACTGGTGTTGTGGACAAAGCTGATCACATCTCTCCACACTGTGCGATGAGGATTTGAAGTTTGGGCCTGTTGTTGGGACCCGTGGCGACATTCTgttgggagagaaaaggagaaaaaaaaacccagctttAGAACAATTATTTAAACGTTACACCcaatttcatttagtttaaatGTCCAACGATGGATTTCAGTCACAGTAGGAtagaaatatttgatttttgtgCATGGAGGTGATGATATTCAGGCCTGTTAAACGTAATAACCAAGCATTTAAGACATTAATCGGGGAGACGATGAAATAATTATCCGACATAACAAATCAGTATACTGCTGTATGACGAGTAGGCCTTCTCAATTTAAATGCATTGCACAAGTGTTCATTGCTGCTTTCAACctatcttttaaaaatatttttatgcttaaatgttttttcttattttttactaTTATGAGTGCAGAGGACGGCACCGTTTTGCTTAGCATTCTTGTCAAAAAAGGAGGATAAATCGGAATAATTTCAAcatgatttaatatttatttaatacaaattaatattcaaattagtttttacCTCAATTTTTCTCATTACCAGCAAACCATCGACCACTTTTCCTGCAAAAGTTATCAACAAGATAGTTAAACTCTTgatacaaacaaattaaaataaatcttaaatgaatatgaatgcaaGATCAATATTGTTGACATATACTGACCAAAAACGACATGCTTCCCAtctaaaaagtcacattttgcGCAGGTAATGAAAAACTGACAACCATTTGTGCCCGGACCACTGTTTGCCTGAGGAGGATTAGATTACATTGGTTAGATACAAATCAAGACAATTGGGAAATAATGGCAGTTTTAAACATATTAATGTCAGTGTTAATTCACTTTGAATGGATCAATTGGATCCTGTTGTCTGTAGACATTGGTGTCAGTTCACTTTGAATGGATTAATGACATCCGAATTAACTTTCCTGTTATAAAGTATAGGATTTTCAAAATGGTTGTAGGAAACCCTGTGTGGATTCAATCAAAGTGAAAAGATAATTTCCAGATCCAGGCATCGTGTGACAGTGTGTATTGTGCATCATCAGGTGTGGCAACAATTGCTTCAGGGTGTCGGATCAGGACATCAAATATGTGCTGAGGTGTAGGTGCAGACAAAGGAGGGAATACAGAGTCCAGGTCTATTGTCTCCTGTGATTAGCGATTATCAAGAATTGTTATGAACATTCAAACCGTGCAAAATATGACAGTCACTTGGTAAACAAGAAGGGCATTAACAACAAAAACCTTGcaagtaaaatgcacacaactgtagctCGCGGAATACTGTAACACAACGCAGACATACTATTACAGGCCAGCAGTCCACTCTGAATCACATTTAaatagacagaaaaacaactctCCAGATACACCCACTGCtgtatagaaaaacaaacagactgagCATACAGGCAGGGACTTTTTTAGTACAGGCATGTCCCTGTCCTCAGGATATTCATCTACATACATACCATGGACAGAAGACCTGGCATATAATGACTGGTCTTGAAGTTTTCATCTGCAAATGGACCTCTGTAGATGCTGCAGATACCAGTTCCATCGCCCTTCACGGAAGACGAACAAGATGAGGCTCATAACAGACGGGGGCTGAACAATCAAACAGTTTTGACATGTTGTAATTCATCACACGTCCCCCAGAGGGGGACAGACCAGAgtattttcctcctgctccttcaaaaaCTATAACTGCAGTTTGTAAAACGTTGCAGCCAGATGTATTAAATTTAACCAAGACAAGGAATAGTAGATTGTTTTGTAATCATTTGTAGAGGTGTGCAAAACGCTGCTCTTATATCATACACAGAGACATGCAGCACATGCCATTCACTGAGTCATTCTACTGTAacttccttgtttttgttttattaaaaaaaagtacaaactgGTTCTGCAGCTTTTTAAGTAtccctttcatttcaaaacaacattataaaaataataccaCAACAAGCAGTATATTATTCGATAGGTAGGAAATAATAGTAgattattacctccgccaaggaagttgtttgttggtttgattATTTGTCAGCAAgtttacacaaaaaacaataaaccatTTTGCActaaacttggtggagggatggggatGAGTACCCATTGAATTgtgcagatccaggaattttccAGGATCTTTATTTATCAGACCACGTCCTTCTTATATATTTCTACTACAACAACACTGATGAGACATccggggcctgtactacgaggccagttcaacatacccaggcTAAGACTGGCttgacttaacctaacattgaccatcctggataacctATACTGATCTACGAAGCTGGATACCAACTGTCTCCGTCTGGTTATGAGTTAATCTAAACTCccttgtcccagtcaggatcctgtggAATTATgactctggtttccagtgatctgattagTCAGTCATCTGTGAcaggctttgatctcttatctcgaacttaacctgctccggagcaggtagGCGGTTCACCATAAGTTACCGAAGGACAGATAACCtagagttaaacctgaagttatcttgataaccacaaatcctgctttATAGTACAGGCTTCAGATGACGGGTGCATATACTTACATTTACAAAGTCCCCTCCTTGTATCATAAAGTCTTTGATCACCCTGCCAAGGaacaattaaaaacatcagTACATTCAGCGTTTACTTCAGTAACAGCTCACCTTTGGTCGGGAACAGTAATACAAAAAGAAGATTATGCCAGGCAGTCCGAGACATGCCAATAATGTGCCTTGATCCACAGTTTCCGTTGTTCAACAGGAGTACTTCATATCTACTGTTACATGCttaaaactaataaaacaaGAATACTTACAAGGAGGGTGAATAGTTTTAGACACTGTGGTTCCAATAATACACTGCACGATGGGACCACTGATAATCacctttttcttaatttattttatattattgtgtGTAATCTAGATGGTGATATCCattattaaacaaattaaataccATAATACCCTTGACGATATTATGTAACATTATTGTAGGGTGATATTTCATCTGTTTAATATTTGTAGATAGATAATTACCTCTCCCGTTTGCTATGTTTGTACAATGTACAGCCAACATTAGTTGCCCACCCTGAATATAAATAGTTAGCACCACGAAAATTcgttttcaattaaaaaaaaaaataataaaaaattaacaacaacaactgggaAAAACTTTGATAAATTTACTGTTGTAGACAATTTTTTAATTAGTAGTTTTGTCTGTATAACACAAAAAACGTGAAAGAAGCAGAGGAGGCTGTTTAAATCACAACGTGTCAAGCAACTGGTTGGAGGCTGTAGGTTGTattgaaataattttaaaaataattttagaaGTATTAAAAAGCAACGGCAATTATGTACAACATGATTAAACAAATCAAGTTGCCAAGTCATGTACCTGTGGAACGTGCAGCCTTTGAAACCAATGGGGACTCCGTCCTTCCTGCGGGGCAGATTTTTGAGACAGGACAAAGTAAAGTTGGCAGTATAGACAATACATATTGTATAGTGTTACAAACTATTAACTTTCATAAAATAGGTATGGGTTTTGACAGTAAATGGGCAACAGGTCCACACGTAAATAGGAATCAATGGATACCACACCGCAGACCAAGACACATCTTGGAAGCTGTTCAGCCATCATTTAAAGGTTGCAGCTACACTGTAGCTGTCTGAGGTGTTCATTAAAATGCCTCATATTTCACAGTGTACACACCATGAGGGAAGAGTGCTGGTCACATAAAGAGCACCTGGTCCTCTTAAATGGTGTCATATGCATTCAGTGTTTGACAACCATGCAGAGTATTTATCAGCATCACTGCAGATCCACAACCATTATGGCAATGGTTGCTTTTgcaaaacatttactgtatgctaTAAGATCCTTATAACAATTCATGCACTTAGTTACAGTATATCCGTAGCCTTAAATAAAATTTGTAAATTATCTCAGGTCTTTCTATAGCTTCTTATCATATGCTGGTTTTGGTGATCGTATTTTTTTCACGTCACCTTTTGGAAGATCATTTTCTGCTGCCACTGGAGGCAAATTCACAAGACTAACTAATTTACATGTCACTGTTAACTCTCACGTACTATTTAAAACAATTAATGGTCCTGACAATGTGGCTTTTCATGAACTCCACCACCGCTTTTACATAAACCCACACTGCAAGAGCCACTTGATGACCAGCTTTGTGATACCAGTTATACTGACTCAGTAAAGCAACGAGAGAGCCAGACCAAACTGAACTTGAATCCCTGGCTTTTTGAAATGCATACATGTCGAATGTGACCAATAGAAACCTATTTGTGTTAATCAGGATTTTTCTGTTGCCCACTGTTTTGTAACATCAAAAAGTGAATACAACCCTTCACTCTCTTACCTGAACTCTCCAGTGCAGAACTGCCTGTAAAGAGAGGATGGAACCGTAAGTAACAGCTCTGAAAACTCAGTCAATTCCATATTAACACATATACCAGTCACATAtcttcaaaaaacaaagaattacAACAGGAATCACAAAAAAggtctcttaaaaaaaacactgatcatGTGATCCAATAATCTAAGGCAGACTTTCTCCTTACCGGAAATTCTCCGCCGTCTTTGGAACCACATTGGCAAACAGCTCGATCTTCATCCGTCCGACATCCTGACAAACGgtagaacaaacaaaacaagagtaGGCAATTGTGCAATTATGCATCTAAAAAGAGAAGCTAATCTAGGACACAGGCAGTCTCATCTGGACAAACCAGCTACAATCGAAACTTGGCTAGAGCATCCAGCTCGAGAATGTGTCTTAATGATATAGACAGCGTCTCAATAACTGGTGTAGGAATCGTTCCAGTCTGTCATCCTTCTGCTTTTGCCCTGGAGTACAATAACACGTTGGcttattcttttttcatctttcagttCTCTTTGCTGACCACAATAAAAGACGCATTGTCCCACTTCTCATACCATTTCCCTGTGGTCAAAGCATACATAATACAAATATGTAAATTGGAAGGGGCCACAATTTTGATGTCAAATATTACTGGACATTAAactctctatgtgtgtgtgtgtgtgtgtgtgtgtgtgttcagcagccAGGGGGGTCTGTGCATCGAGGCTTCCAAGGGGCCTACTGTTACAACaacttctgtgtgtgtctgtgtggaaaacaaacaatgagcTGGTGTAAACTGTCCCTCATGACATCACTGCACAACTGTCCCTCCACTGCATGCAGACGACTCGCTGTACAACAAGAAGCCATTACATCTCCTGTCGCTGCTACTTAGACAATTCGGAATATATAATAATCAAGTGACAAATGACACACAAGAGGCTGAGTGTGCCGACATGGAACAAAACATTTAGCAAAGAACACTTCATCTGCTGGCTGAGGCTTTTCCCTCTCTGGAGTGTGATGTCCACTGAAGGCAGGCGACTAAAAACAGGTAAGACTTGCTTTTAACATGTCGCTAAGATGATGTAGTATCTTATGGGGACATATAGAGATTTCAGTGTCTACATTTGGAAAGATCTATACTGTTGAACTACTTTTATAGTGATGATGGAATGAGGGTGTCAAATAGGGCTGGGACGACTCAAATAATTTGCGTCGATGAGTCGCCCCAAACAACTATATTAACTCTTGTCCAGTCCAGTGGTGGCGTTTGTTTCGGTGCAGAAGGCTGCGAAGGCTTCAAGCTCTGGGTTGCAAGCACGCCGATTTACACACTCCTCGTACCGCGGTTCATGGCgctgttgtaaatggtggtaGAGATTCGTCATGCTCGAACTTTTAATTGCAACCTGTTTGCGGGATTCTCTACACATCTGAAACCTGGAATCTATCTCCAAATGATCGAGCGAGTATTTGTAATAATTTTCGGCTGCTTTCCTCTCGTTTGTGCTGCATgcaggacttgtgtgtgtgagtgagtgggtaggggaggggaggggctcagggaggaagaggggcggggccaggcgaAGTTTTGTGCGCTGTATATATGACCCAATTCTGGCTCCATAAGGGAACAGCCACCATCTAGCACAACCACTTTGAGGCTTAATAGAGAGCCATCACTGGCAAACCTTTGGCACGGAGCAAACAAAAGTCAAGCCAAGGACAAATATTGTGACACTTAATTAATCCCAACCTGTAATCCCTGTTCTTTGCAtgtgaagagaaacactgaagaATCACATCACAACCTGTAGAGGTGCATTTGTGACCAGTGTTTGACTATGGGTCAATAGTTGTGCGACAGTATGAAACAGTGGGCAACTAAATCAACGGAATgtttcattacattcatttagcacacgcttttgtccaaagcaacttacaataagtgcattcaaccatgaagatattactcaaaagtgcaagaattaataagtacataaacattcatcgAATACGCAAAACCCGCTTCAAGTGCTACTTGTAATTAAGTGCaattcttttgtgtgtttaatataataaattcagggagtagggtgcagtctgaacaggtgagttttcagtcagcgacgaaagcattgaagggattctgctgtgctggtgtcaatggggagctcgttccaccattgaggaaccaggacagaaaacagacgggattttACAAGCTATTTTTGTAAGGTTCGTGAACATGTACACATTGAACCACTGCATCTGGAGTATTTCGCATACATTATTAGTATTCATACTTCAAGTACAGTTGGTCATAACCTCCTACACATGTTCTCTGACACACTGAACAGACTGTGGATCTCATTGAAAGCACAG from Scophthalmus maximus strain ysfricsl-2021 chromosome 3, ASM2237912v1, whole genome shotgun sequence carries:
- the ppih gene encoding peptidyl-prolyl cis-trans isomerase H, with amino-acid sequence MSVQVTNPNNPIVFFDITIGGQDVGRMKIELFANVVPKTAENFRQFCTGEFRKDGVPIGFKGCTFHRVIKDFMIQGGDFVNGDGTGICSIYRGPFADENFKTSHYMPGLLSMANSGPGTNGCQFFITCAKCDFLDGKHVVFGKVVDGLLVMRKIENVATGPNNRPKLQILIAQCGEM